In a single window of the Podospora pseudocomata strain CBS 415.72m chromosome 2 map unlocalized CBS415.72m_2, whole genome shotgun sequence genome:
- a CDS encoding uncharacterized protein (COG:S; EggNog:ENOG503NWI2), producing MASPSTSTSASGSSPGALPGLAKFGCINCREQHLKCDRVTPTCGRCQTSGRACRPTGLKIRVNTENGKFKFTRKQKWVRFPKRYVWIDETTTVGHDQSSPESGAEDFDTDLLNYAASPELTSPGGATAPPSATLSQESSVPPESRHSPSDLAVVTRFAVDGHQSAVEEQPFAVQPSLLGVEEPSKWPLPQGTEGHLIRHFVENLALWLDLCDPNQSFQIEVPRRAAKSSILRDAMLALSARHQANTCRSYYEEQAQVYAFRCIENINKISKCGGLAVLVNREPRLAENCFAAAIILRVMEEMQESQTLLMDEQDVKSHVHLTGIRGYTNSYVSRHKGLAPGTLAAASFWVGLRQDIYYAVMKKATVKLSLVSALPSKDPYEDIEDDYYWANRAVVHCANVLNFCHGDQANRTSDRWELLVQENEHWAARMGRGDSNKLAMLREESDFWVPYVKENDNTKPFPEIWYLRSCQVIGMQHFLLASAFLFYNKPRHGMASMDEAQALTNHVQALVREICGIGLGNKSIAPSMFTACMAIAAFGHLFSRLQDQTAMLAILEQTEKDHARPTLEVQQQMKKAWRWR from the exons ATGGCATCTCCAAGCACGAGCACCTCCGCCTCCGGCTCGTCTCCCGGCGCCCTACCTGGTCTGGCCAAGTTTGGCTG CATCAACTGTCGGGAGCAGCATCTGAAAT GTGATCGAGTAACACCCACATGTGGCCGCTGCCAAACTTCAGGCCGGGCCTGTCGTCCAACCGGCCTCAAGATCCGTGTCAACACCGAGA ATGGCAAGTTTAAATTCACAAGGAAACAAAAGTGGGTCAGGTTTCCAAAACGAT ATGTTTGGATCGATGAGACCACGACAGTCGGGCATGATCAGTCCAGCCCAGAAAGCGGGGCTGAAGATTTTGATACTGACTTGTTGAACTATGCTGCCTCGCCAGAGCTTACCTCGCCAGGAGGAGCGACAGCCCCGCCATCTGCTACCCTCTCCCAGGAATCCTCAGTCCCGCCCGAGTCTAGACACTCGCCCAGTGATCTTGCCGTTGTCACCAGATTCGCTGTAGACGGACACCAGTCTGCTGTAGAAGAACAGCCGTTTGCGGTCCAACCCTCTCTTCTCGGCGTTGAGGAGCCTTCCAAGTGGCCGCTACCACAGGGTACCGAAGGCCATCTCATCCGTCACTTTGTTGAAAACCTGGCCCTCTGGCTCGACCTGTGCGATCCAAACC AATCATTCCAGATTGAAGTGCCCCGTAGGGCTGCAAAGTCTTCCATCTTGCGAGACGCCATGTTGGCGTTATCTGCCCGGCATCAGGCCAATACCTGTCGATCCTATTACGAGGAGCAGGCCCAGGTCTATGCTTTCCGGTGCATTGaaaacatcaacaagatcaGCAAGTGCGGGGGTCTCGCGGTGCTGGTCAACCGCGAGCCCAGGTTGGCTGAGAACTGCTTCGCTGCAGCCATCATTCTAAGAGTCATGGAGGAAATGCAAG AGTCCCAAACTCTCTTGATGGACGAACAAGATGTCAAAAGCCACGTGCATCTCACGGGCATTCGCGGGTATACAAACAGCTATGTCTCCCGTCACAAGGGCCTCGCCCCGGGAACATTGGCCGCCGCGTCGTTTTGGGTGGGTTTGCGGCAGGATATATACTATGCTGTCATGAAAAAGGCCACGGTAAAGCTCAGCCTGGTCTCCGCGCTGCCCAGTAAAGATCCATACGAGGATATTGAAGACGACTACTACTGGGCCAACAGAGCTGTAGTGCACTGCGCCAACGTTTTGAACTTTTGCCATGGTGACCAGGCGAACCGCACGTCTGACCGGTGGGAGCTGCTCGTCCAAGAAAATGAACATTGGGCGGCCcgaatggggaggggagacaGCAACAAGCTGGCCATGCTGAGGGAGGAATCTGACTTTTGGGTGCCCTACGTCAAAGAAAACGACAATACCAAGCCCTTTCCAGAGATTTGGTATCTGAGAAGCTGCCAAG TTATCGGGATGCAACACTTCCTTCTCGCCTCAGCCTTTCTGTTCTATAACAAGCCAAGGCATGGGATGGCCTCGATGGATGAGGCCCAAGCGCTGACG AATCACGTTCAGGCCCTGGTGCGAGAAATTTGTGGCATTGGGCTCGGTAACAAGAGCATAGCTCCAAGCATGTTCACTGCCTGCATGGCAATTGCAGCCT TCGGTCACTTGTTCAGCAGGCTCCAGGACCAGACTGCCATGCTGGCCATTCTCGAACAGACCGAGAAAGACCATGCTCGTCCCACGTTGGAGGTCCAGCAACAGATGAAGAAAGCCTGGCGCTGGCGATAA
- a CDS encoding uncharacterized protein (EggNog:ENOG503NX86; COG:S), producing MAPSAIYASEQPPLLLADGAALEVISDAVDKVNKLKGLSSPITAYDSESKFDVAKDKASFRQYETACERVRDFYSEQHARQTVEHNLRMRAHFFDPKRKREEMTIWQAMERLNTLIDDSDPDTDLSQIQHLLQSAEAIRRDGKPRWMQVTGLVHDLGKLMLFFKGCSTGQWDVVGDTFPVGCKWDEKCVFAKAFGQNPDREHPIYGTNNGIYTPGKGIDQFMMSWGHDEFLYLVLKDQSVLPREALAMIRYHSFYPWHHEGAYKEFMADGDEVLLRAVQAFNPYDLYSKTDEEPDVEKMKPYYMELIDEFFPQKVLKW from the exons ATGGCCCCTTCGGCGATCTACGCTTCCGAGCAGCCgcctctgctgctggctgaCGGTGCGGCTCTGGAAGTCATCTCTGATGCCGTCGACAAggtcaacaagctcaagggCCTCTCGTCGCCCATCACAGCCTACGACTCCGAGTCCAAATTTGACGTGGCCAAAGACAAGGCTTCTTTCCGCCAGTATGAAACGGCCTGTGAGCGCGTGCGCGACTTTTATTCGGAGCAGCATGCCCGGCAGACGGTGGAGCACAATCTGAGAATGAGGGCGCACTTCTTTGACCCCAAGAGGAAGCGGGAGGAGATGACCATCTGGCAGGCTATGGAGCGGCTCAACACCCTGATTGATGATTCCGATCCCGACACCGACCTGAGCCAGATCCAACACCTGCTGCAGAGTGCCGAGGCCATTCGGAGGGACGGGAAGCCGAGGTGGATGCAAGTCACGGGGCTAGTTCACGACCTGGGGAAGCTCATGCTGTTCTTCAAAGGGTGCTCGACGGGGCAGTGGGACGTCGTGGGGGACACGTTCCCTGTCGGCTGCAAATGGGATGAAAAGTGTGTCTTTGCCAAGGCGTTCGGGCAGAATCCCGATCGCGAACACCCCATCTATGGGACCAATAATGGGATCTACACCCCCGGGAAAGGCATCGATCAGTTCATGATGAGCTGGGGGCACGATGAATTCCTTTACCTGGTGCTCAAGGATCAAAGCGTCTTGCCCAGAGAGGCGTTGGCCATGATTCGGTACCACAGCTTCTACCCGTGGCATCACGAGGGCGCATACAAAGAGTTTATGGCTGACGGTGACGAGGTGCTGTTGAGGGCGGTGCAGGCGTTCAATCCTTATGATTTGTATAGCAAGACGGACGAGGAGCCGGATGTCGAAAAGATGAAG CCTTACTACATGGAGTTGATTGATGAGTTCTTTCCGCAAAAGGTTCTCAAGTGGTAA
- a CDS encoding uncharacterized protein (EggNog:ENOG503NXN5; COG:E): MVFHETGRDGSGIFLGNVLVCQTTGTCRCLSEVVVSRGVGVAFTATFLRTSLKPLRSRPEHHLVWRANIITLPASGSAMSSPKDTVAFIGLGVMGYPMARNLRAGLGSDKTLLICDVNTDALERFMAEVSVLGRGPVRIVQNGFEAAKQADTVITMLPNSSSVLAVYLDASTGILPALPEPLDHNACGSKLLMECGTIESSTILTVSRSIPENWATFVDAPVSGGPMGAQNKSLTFMVGCPPPLSASVFPLVKSFLRHMGDPDGIFLCGDVGAGTAFKIINNYLSAITSLAASEALNIGVKAGLDPRLLTQVINASGGQCWVTSKSNPVPGVQDNVPSTRGYEGGFRIELCAKVLGMGSKLARDVGARTVLDEPTLNAFSEAMEDERYKGKDARVVFKWLNDQ, translated from the exons ATGGTTTTCCACGAAACAGGACGGGACGGATCGGGGATTTTTTTAGGAAATGTGCTTGTTTGTCAAACCACAGGTACATGTAGATGTCTATCGGAAGTCGTTGTTTCtcgtggtgttggtgttgcgtTCACGGCGACCTTTTTGAGAACATCACTGAAGCCCCTCCGCTCTCGGCCAGAACACCATTTAGTGTGGCGAGCAAACATCATTACATTACCAGCATCAGGTTCTGCCATGTCATCTCCCAAGGATACGGTGGCGTTTATCG GTCTGGGCGTGATGGGTTATCCCATGGCCAGGAACCTTCGGGCTGGTCTGGGTTCTGACAAGACCCTCCTCATCTGTGACGTCAACACCGATGCTCTCGAGAGGTTCATGGCTGAGGTCTCAGTTTTGGGGAGAGGTCCAGTCCGGATTGTACAAAATGGATTCGAGGCAGCCAAGCAAGCT GACACGGTCATCACTATGCTTCCAAACTCTTCGTCCGTTCTAGCCGTTTATCTCGATGCGTCCACTGGAATACTCCCGGCACTCCCCGAACCTTTGGACCATAACGCCTGTGGCTCAAAGCTGCTCATGGAATGTGGCACAATAGAGTCGTCAACAATTCTCACCGTCTCTCGCTCCATACCCGAGAACTGGGCAACCTTTGTGGATGCTCCTGTGTCCGGCGGTCCTATGGGGGCTCAGAACAAGTCCCTAACTTTTATGGTCGGCTgtccaccaccgctctcCGCCTCTGTGTTTCCCCTCGTCAAGTCTTTTCTGCGTCATATGGGTGATCCAGACGGTATCTTCCTTTGCGGAGACGTTGGAGCCGGCACGGCATTCAAAATCATCAATAATTACCTGTCAGCCATAACGTCGCTGGCTGCATCCGAAGCTTTAAACATAGGAGTTAAGGCTGGGTTAGATCCCCGGTTACTGACTCAAGTAATCAATGCCTCCGGGGGCCAGTGCTGGGTCACAAGCAAGTCAAACCCGGTACCAGGGGTTCAAGATAATGTTCCGAGCACCAGGGGATACGAAGGGGGTTTTAGGATAGAGCTTTGTGCCAAAGTGTTGGGAATGGGCTCGAAGCTGGCCCGGGATGTGGGTGCGAGAACAGTGCTGGACGAACCTACACTGAATGCGTTTAGTGAGGCGATGGAGGACGAGAGATACAAAGGGAAGGATGCCAGGGTCGTGTTCAAGTGGTTGAATGATCAATGA
- a CDS encoding uncharacterized protein (EggNog:ENOG503P0XJ; COG:I), which produces MPLYSYKSQQYLSVAWWGCSASSDETKSFEAKLDSHFHFFVSSFMESSPVTVTISALDAGHLTLPERLFVTDADSEKRTTVPSLSFLIQHCAPGKTRPTRMLFDLGVKRDIERYTPSQQAHIAERQPVIVSPDCRESLLSGSATITPKDIDLVMLSHVHWDHVGTPSDFSSATFLVGAGTLDLLKNGDGPLYPADLFNDDELPSDRTIELPPVSLSGVGSGRPQRTRPSDSALARIAPYLDADIWTWRPRFTFSSTLDLFGDGSVTVIDTPGHLHGHVNLLCQVANSKYVYLGGDCCHDPRILAGDKGIAMYPDGRGGLRSVHVDTGAAATSLDRIRDFVESCQRPVETEVVVAHDGAWRERNKHRFWPGKL; this is translated from the exons ATGCCGCTATATAGCTACAAGTCACAGCAGTACCTGTCTGTGGCTTGGTGGGGCTGCTCTGCTTCCTCGGA CGAAACAAAATCTTTTGAAGCAAAACTTGACTCCCATTTTCACTTTTTCGTCTCTTCCTTTATGGAGTCCTCACCAGTAACCGTCACGATCTCGGCCCTGGACGCAGGCCACCTCACACTGCCAGAGCGATTGTTCGTTACCGACGCTGACTCCGAGAAGCGTACCACTGTCCCGTCTCTCTCCTTTCTCATTCAACACTGCGCTCCTGGAAAAACAAGACCTACTCGGATGTTATTCGACCTTGGGGTAAAACGAGATATCGAAAGATACACCCCCTCTCAGCAAGCACACATTGCTGAACGACAACCTGTTATTGTATCTCCAGACTGCAGGGAGAGCCTGCTATCTGGCAGTGCCACCATCACTCCGAAAGATATCGACCTAGTGATGCTAAGTCATGTACACTGGGATCACGTTGGCACACCGTCAGACTTTTCCTCGGCCACCTTCCTCGTTGGTGCCGGCACCCTGGATCTCCTCAAAAATGGGGACGGCCCGCTCTACCCAGCTGATCTCTTCAACGACGACGAGTTGCCGTCCGATCGAACAATAGAACTACCGCCTGTTTCCCTGTCCGGGGTTGGAAGTGGTCGGCCCCAAAGGACACGGCCATCAGACTCAGCACTGGCTCGCATCGCGCCCTATTTAGATGCTGATATCTGGACCTGGAGGCCTCGATTCACCTTTTCGTCCACGTTGGACTTGTTCGGGGATGGGTCTGTCACGGTCATTGACACCCCAGGTCATCTCCATGGACATGTCAATCTGCTTTGCCAGGTTGCCAACTCAAAGTATGTTTACTTAGGAGGCGATTGCTGCCATGACCCACGTATTCTGGCAGGAGATAAGGGGATTGCAATGTATCCggatggaaggggagggctGAGAAGTGTGCATGTTGACACCGGGGCTGCCGCCACCTCGCTTGACAGAATCAGAGACTTTGTTGAAAGCTGTCAACGGCCTGTTGAGACAGAAGTGGTTGTCGCTCACGACGGAGCCTGGAGGGAAAGAAACAAACACCGGTTCTGGCCGGGAAAATTGTAG
- a CDS encoding uncharacterized protein (EggNog:ENOG503NW0B; COG:Q), which produces MDSSMLPNEMKAQILPSFNAPYRLTTLPFPSFTADSPHEMIVRVLAASYCHTDLVLAQGQMPPFPPSFPHIGCHEFSGVVVSLPEHSSSQYRIGDRVGVPGRSFRPCGKCFECTREPDNDKNIYVDGGGYSVYCASAGNHGISTPGGFREFAIVDSRQVTSLPDSISAVQGASLMCAGLTIYAAIKNCGLERGQKVGIMGCGGGLGHLGLQFAAKMGLGVIGVDVADEPLRVSGEIAETLRQKEGLSVRIMDARISRAEDIVQEMGKEDQRQDRSNMGLDAVIVLPESQRAMDYGVSLLRAHGRCILVSFPANGFHISARDVVFRDISIRGSLVGSNRMLREMVMFAAEHNVQARIKSYPLKKLNDLVLEYKKGKGGKLVIDMSLDD; this is translated from the coding sequence ATGGATTCCTCTATGCTCCCCAACGAAATGAAAGCTCAAATCCTCCCATCGTTCAACGCACCATATCGACTCACCACACTACCGTTTCCGAGTTTCACAGCCGATAGCCCCCATGAAATGATCGTTAGAGTCCTGGCTGCATCGTACTGCCACACAGACCTCGTGCTGGCCCAAGGCCAAatgccccccttcccaccttcATTTCCTCACATTGGATGCCATGAGTTTTCAGGCGTCGTGGTGTCCCTCCCAGAGCACTCTTCATCTCAATACAGGATCGGTGACCGGGTCGGCGTTCCAGGTCGCTCATTCCGCCCCTGCGGAAAGTGTTTTGAATGCACGCGCGAGCCAGACAACGACAAAAACATTTATGTGGACGGTGGGGGATACAGTGTCTACTGTGCCTCGGCGGGCAACCACGGAATCTCGACCCCGGGTGGGTTTCGAGAATTCGCCATTGTTGATAGTCGACAGGTCACATCGCTGCCAGACAGCATTTCGGCAGTCCAAGGAGCAAGCTTGATGTGCGCGGGGCTCACCATTTATGCTGCCATTAAAAATTGCGGTTTGGAAAGAGGACAAAAGGTGGGCATCAtgggctgcggtggtgggctgggacATCTTGGGCTCCAGTTtgcggccaagatgggaCTGGGCGtgattggtgttgatgttgcggaTGAACCGTTGCGTGTATCAGGGGAGATTGCGGAAACATTGCGCCAGAAAGAGGGCCTCTCTGTGAGAATCATGGATGCGAGGATTTCACGAGCCGAGGATATTGTCCAGGAGATGGGGAAAGAGGATCAAAGGCAAGACAGGAGCAACATGGGCCTTGATGCGGTCATAGTCTTGCCTGAAAGCCAAAGAGCTATGGACTATGGCGTCTCTTTACTTCGAGCTCACGGAAGATGCATCCTGGTTTCGTTTCCCGCTAATGGTTTTCATATTTCTGCCCGAGACGTGGTCTTTAGGGACATTTCTATCAGAGGTAGTCTTGTAGGGAGCAACAGGATGCTGAGGGAAATGGTCATGTTTGCGGCGGAGCATAATGTCCAGGCACGGATCAAGAGTTACCCCTTGAAGAAACTAAACGATCTTGTGCTGGAGTacaagaagggaaagggcGGCAAGCTGGTGATAGACATGTCACTGGATGATTGA
- a CDS encoding uncharacterized protein (EggNog:ENOG503P20W; COG:S) → MLAISRHPFHYPIPSSCYQFPLTYRLLPFHLQIYASIGCKMSTDPKLAPLHRQLFEEGLKVRREVVGTEYVENALANGSTEFSRPGQELVTEWCWGWAWTRDGLTRKQRSLLNIGMLMALNRAPELAVHIRGARNNGLTEVEIREAILHCTTYCGVPAGVDAMKVAEKVLNEMADKGEKDRELGNKAV, encoded by the coding sequence ATGCTTGCGATTTCTCGGCATCCCTTTCATTACCCTATTCCTTCGTCTTGCTATCAATTCCCCTTGACTTATCGCCTCTTGCCTTTCCACCTCCAAATCTACGCCAGTATCGGTTGCAAGATGTCGACCGATCCCAAGTTAGCTCCCCTCCATCGACAGCTCTTTGAAGAAGGCTTGAAGGTGCGACGCGAAGTAGTCGGAACCGAATATGTTGAGAACGCCCTGGCAAACGGATCGACCGAATTTTCCCGTCCCGGACAAGAGCTCGTCACGGAGTGGTGCTGGGGCTGGGCTTGGACACGCGATGGCTTAACGAGGAAACAGAGGTCACTACTCAATATTGGCATGCTCATGGCGTTGAACCGAGCCCCCGAACTGGCTGTGCATATTCGTGGTGCAAGAAACAACGGCTTGACTGAGGTAGAAATCAGGGAGGCCATTCTACACTGCACGACTTACTGTGGTGTGCCGGCCGGGGTGGACGCCATGAAAGTGGCCGAGAAGGTTCTGAATGAGATGGCGGATAAGGGAGAGAAAGATAGGGAACTGGGTAACAAGGCAGTGTGA
- a CDS encoding uncharacterized protein (EggNog:ENOG503P0BT; COG:S) — protein sequence MSRQAQQQAARDRFNALLGPATFHEGWESLLALSPSFFNASVSLASVPRKNLHLSSKNQALIGLAVDSAATHLFTPGIRTNVAAALKEGASIAEVVEVIELSSTLGIHACNIGVPLLVEVLKEEGLHVAETTKEFDQRQEKLKEEFTTKRGYWHTFWEDFLRLDVDFFESYLEFSAMPWTKEVDGKVGGALEPKVKELVYCAFDCASTHLYKPGLKLHIRNALGYGATPHEILEVFEIATLLSLHTAHVAAPIILELNAQKGTI from the exons ATGTCTCGCCAGGCCCAGCAACAAGCGGCTAGAGATCGCTTTAATGCACTTCTGGGGCCTGCCACTTTCCATGAGGGCTGGGAATCCCTTCTAGCCCTTTCGCCGTCCTTCTTCAACGCAAGTGTGTCTCTTGCTTCAGTCCCGAGAAAGAATCTTCACTTGTCCTCCAAGAACCAAGCTTTGATAGGCTTGGCAGTCGATAGTGCAGCAACTCACCTGTTTACTCCTGGCATCAGAACCAATGTTGCAGCCGCTTTGAAAGAGGGGGCCTCAATAGCCGAGGTTGTCGAAGTTATTGAATTGAGCAGCACGCTGGGGATTCATGCTTGTAACATTGGAGTCCCtctgttggtggaggtgctcAAGGAAGAGGGGCTGCATGTCGCCGAGACAACAAAAGAGTTTGATCAAAGACAGGAGAAGCTGAAGGAAGAGTTTACCACTAAAAGAGGATACTGGCATACATTTTGGGAGGACTTTCTGAGGCTAGATGTAGACTTTTTCGAGTCATACCTGGAGTTCTCGGCGATGCCCTGGACTAAAGAAGTGGATGGAAAGGTAGGAGGTGCCTTGGAGCCAAAG GTGAAGGAGCTAGTATACTGCGCTTTTGACTGCGCTTCGACACATTTGTACAA GCCAGGTCTGAAGCTACACATCAGAAATGCTTTGGGATACGGTGCTACTCCTCATGAGATTTTGGAAGTGTTCGAGATTGCCACACTTTTGAGCTTGCACACCGCTCATGTCGCTGCACCTATCATTTTGGAGTTGAATGCGCAGAAGGGAACAATTTGA
- a CDS encoding uncharacterized protein (EggNog:ENOG503NXN5; COG:E) yields MSSAEDHSIIAFIGLGAMGKPMVANLAANLVRRGIVIRAYDIADGPAQELQTNFPDVIREASSAKAAVSDATVVFTMLPESSHVRSVYLDPDSGIASTLGPDSAKILIDCSTIDTATSLHVKSEVSKIAPRSFFYDCPVSGAVKGTIAFFMGCSPADTNLSCLKDLLLKMGSQAIPCGGPSLGLAAKLSNNYLSGIITIATSEAMDMGMRAGIDRTILASVFASGTAQNRQCDVFNPVPNVCPQAPSSNGYRGGFRVELMKKDMGLAIAMARQGGAKNVLGVSGLGVYTAASAAEDCMGLDSRVVYRYLGGKESS; encoded by the exons ATGTCATCCGCAGAAGATCACAGCATCATAGCGTTTATCGGGCTTGGCGCTATGGGCAAGCCAATGGTAGCCAACCTGGCAGCCAATCTAGTTCGACGAGGCATTGTCATACGGGCTTATGATATTGCGGATGGGCCTGCACAGGAGCTCCAAACTAATTTTCCAGATGTCATTCGGGAAGCAAGCAGTGCGAAAGCAGCTGTGTCGGATGCT ACTGTGGTATTCACGATGCTCCCGGAAAGTAGCCACGTGAGATCCGTCTATCTTGACCCAGACAGCGGTATTGCCAGCACCCTGGGTCCAGACAGTGCCAAAATACTCATCGACTGCTCAACCATCGACACCGCAACCTCTTTGCATGTGAAGTCTGAAGTTTCCAAGATCGCACCCCGCAGTTTCTTCTACGACTGCCCGGTATCTG GGGCAGTCAAAGGCACAATAGCCTTCTTCATGGGCTGTTCGCCTGCAGACACCAACCTATCTTGTCTTAAGGACCTGCTACTGAAAATGGGCAGCCAAGCCATACCATGTGGTGGTCCATCTCTGGGGCTAGCCGCAAAGCTGTCCAACAATTACCTCTCtggcatcatcaccatcgccacTTCAGAAGCCATGGACATGGGCATGCGAGCCGGTATCGACCGCACGATACTTGCGTCTGTGTTCGCGTCTGGGACGGCACAGAACCGGCAATGTGATGTGTTTAACCCTGTTCCGAATGTCTGTCCACAGGCACCCTCGTCCAATGGCTACCGTGGCGGATTCAGGGTGGAGCTGATGAAGAAAGACATGGGACTGGCAATCGCCATGGCGCGGCAGGGGGGTGCCAAGAATGTCCTCGGTGTGTCTGGTTTGGGTGTCTATACAGCTGCCAGCGCGGCCGAGGACTGCATGGGCTTGGACTCCAGAGTGGTGTACAGGTATCTAGGAGGGAAAGAAAGCTCTTGA